Proteins encoded by one window of Nicotiana tabacum cultivar K326 chromosome 10, ASM71507v2, whole genome shotgun sequence:
- the LOC107773826 gene encoding uncharacterized protein LOC107773826 isoform X2, protein MKRATGGEIVQVEGGHILRSTGKKDRHSKVYTAKGPRDRRVRLSAHTAIQFYDVQDRLGYDRPSKAVDWLIKKAKNAIDKLDELPPWNPRIDAADGSSSGNNIVLEQQQQQNQQQEFQLQRQLEENNPSGWILPHHQQTLYSQQPQGAVFPQREPLQSNFSQLIHAWEERPPMNHVHHQAEISNRHFISDFQIPARIHGEHEEPSSASPNSHY, encoded by the exons ATGAAGAGAGCAACAGGAGGAGAGATAGTGCAAGTAGAAGGAGGCCATATTCTCCGGTCCACTGGTAAAAAAGACCGCCACAGCAAAGTTTATACTGCAAAAGGACCTAGAGACCGAAGAGTCCGTTTATCTGCTCACACTGCTATTCAATTCTACGACGTTCAAGACCGATTAGGCTATGACCGACCTAGTAAGGCGGTCGATTGGCTTATCAAGAAGGCGAAAAACGCCATTGATAAGTTAGATGAGTTGCCTCCTTGGAACCCCAGAATTGATGCAGCTGATGGGAGCTCAAGTGGTAATAATATCGTTTTggaacaacaacagcaacaaaacCAACAACAAGAGTTTCAGCTTCAAAGACAATTAGAAGAAAATAACCCAAGTG GTTGGATATTACCCCATCATCAGCAAACATTGTACTCCCAACAACCACAAGGTGCTGTATTTCCTCAAAGGGAACCCCTTCAGTCCAATTTTTCACAGTTGATTCATGCTTGGGAAGAGCGGCCGCCAATGAATCATGTCCATCATCAAGCAGAAATTTCCAATAGACATTTCATTTCAGATTTCCAAATTCCAGCTAGGATTCATGGTGAACATGAGGAGCCTTCCTCTGCTTCTCCCAATTCTCACTATTGA
- the LOC107773826 gene encoding transcription factor TCP4-like isoform X1 → MKRATGGEIVQVEGGHILRSTGKKDRHSKVYTAKGPRDRRVRLSAHTAIQFYDVQDRLGYDRPSKAVDWLIKKAKNAIDKLDELPPWNPRIDAADGSSSGNNIVLEQQQQQNQQQEFQLQRQLEENNPSGNNSSNSYMMQTHTGGETQSLGDTMKSFFPMNSGTSLMNFQNYPHEIMPRSASFQSEDLGLSLHSTTFHDQNSNHRASSSHDHQTIFSSQNFETNYSRMAGWILPHHQQTLYSQQPQGAVFPQREPLQSNFSQLIHAWEERPPMNHVHHQAEISNRHFISDFQIPARIHGEHEEPSSASPNSHY, encoded by the coding sequence ATGAAGAGAGCAACAGGAGGAGAGATAGTGCAAGTAGAAGGAGGCCATATTCTCCGGTCCACTGGTAAAAAAGACCGCCACAGCAAAGTTTATACTGCAAAAGGACCTAGAGACCGAAGAGTCCGTTTATCTGCTCACACTGCTATTCAATTCTACGACGTTCAAGACCGATTAGGCTATGACCGACCTAGTAAGGCGGTCGATTGGCTTATCAAGAAGGCGAAAAACGCCATTGATAAGTTAGATGAGTTGCCTCCTTGGAACCCCAGAATTGATGCAGCTGATGGGAGCTCAAGTGGTAATAATATCGTTTTggaacaacaacagcaacaaaacCAACAACAAGAGTTTCAGCTTCAAAGACAATTAGAAGAAAATAACCCAAGTGGTAATAATTCTTCTAATTCATATATGATGCAAACGCATACTGGAGGAGAAACACAGTCGCTTGGTGATACTATGAAATCATTTTTTCCAATGAATTCAGGGACTTCATTAATGAATTTCCAAAACTATCCACATGAGATAATGCCAAGATCAGCTTCATTTCAGAGTGAAGATCTTGGCTTATCTCTTCATAGTACTACTTTTCATGACCAGAATTCTAACCATAGGGCTTCTTCTAGTCATGACCACCAAACAATTTTCTCAAGTCaaaattttgaaacaaattatTCAAGAATGGCAGGTTGGATATTACCCCATCATCAGCAAACATTGTACTCCCAACAACCACAAGGTGCTGTATTTCCTCAAAGGGAACCCCTTCAGTCCAATTTTTCACAGTTGATTCATGCTTGGGAAGAGCGGCCGCCAATGAATCATGTCCATCATCAAGCAGAAATTTCCAATAGACATTTCATTTCAGATTTCCAAATTCCAGCTAGGATTCATGGTGAACATGAGGAGCCTTCCTCTGCTTCTCCCAATTCTCACTATTGA